From the Syngnathoides biaculeatus isolate LvHL_M chromosome 10, ASM1980259v1, whole genome shotgun sequence genome, one window contains:
- the poc1a gene encoding POC1 centriolar protein homolog A, producing the protein MTSALPEPTLERNFKGHKDAVTSVDFSSNMKQIATSSTDCSVMIWNMKPQRRAYRFDGHEDSVTSIQFSPSGHLVASCSKDKTVRLWVPNMKAQSTVFKAHTATVRSVNFSGDGQALVTASDDKTVKVWAVHRQKFLFSLNQHINWVRCARFSPDSRLIISSSDDKTIKLWDKNSRECIHSFYEHAGYANHVDFHPSGACIAAASTDNSVKVWDIRSLKMLQHYQVHSGVVNSLSFHPSGNFLLSASTDSTTKILDLVEGKLLFTLHGHQGPVNCVAFSRTGEYFASGGSDEQVMVWKSNFDESTETARVQRSTSRTNQTLEPAQTAAKIGRGHSGAKHPNTHKSSSTSSTSTNVKINGQGQQSLEAPQTLEGSTPYSLTNTLEHIMGQLDILTQTVSYLEQRLTLTEDKLKECLQNQVASHTQTVPDETSWSPVAPK; encoded by the exons ATGACCTCTGCACTG CCTGAGCCGACACTCGAGCGTAATTTCAAGGGTCACAAGGATGCTGTGACGAGTGTGGACTTCAGCAGCAACATGAAACAGATTG CCACAAGTTCCACTGACTGCAGCGTGATGATCTGGAACATGAAACCTCAGAGGCGTGCATATCGTTTTGACGGGCATGAAGACTCTGTGACTTCCATCCAATTTTCTCCTTCGGGACACCTGGTAGCCTCCTGCTCCAAAGACAAGACTGTACGCCTTTGGGTGCCCaacat gaAGGCTCAGTCAACCGTGTTCAAGGCTCACACGGCTACTGTGCGTAGTGTGAACTTCTCTGGGGATGGTCAGGCTCTGGTCACAGCATCCGATGACAAGACAGTCAAGGTCTGGGCTGTCCATCGACAAAAGTTCCTGTTCTCCCTCAATCAGCACATCAACTGGGTCCGCTGTGCCAG gttttctccagatagCCGCTTGATCATTTCATCAAGCGATGACAAAACCATTAAGCTCTGGGACAAGAACAGCAGGGAATGTATTCATTCTTTCTACGAACATGCAGG TTATGCAAACCATGTGGATTTCCACCCAAGTGGAGCATGCATCGCGGCAGCCAGTACTGACAATTCAGTGAAGGTGTGGGACATTCGATCCCTTAAGATGTTGCAACATTACCAAG TCCACAGTGGGGTGGTGAACAGTTtgtctttccatccatctgGTAATTTCCTCCTCAGCGCATCTACCGATTCCACAACCAAGATATTGGACCTCGTGGAAGGAAAACTGTTGTTTACACTGCACGGGCACCAG GGTCCAGTAAATTGTGTGGCTTTTTCAAgaacaggagagtactttgctTCTGGGGGTTCTGATGAACAG GTGATGGTGTGGAAGAGCAACTTCGATGAGAGCACTGAGACAGCCAGGGTGCAGCGGTCCACCTCTCGGACCAATCAG ACCTTGGAACCAGCCCAAACAGCTGCCAAAATAGGTCGCGGTCACAGTGGAGCCAAGCATCCCAACACCCACAAGAGCTCGAGCaccagttccacctccaccaaCGTAAAAATCAACGGACAAGGTCAACAGTCCCTTGAAGCGCCCCAGACCCTGGAGGGGAGTACGCCCTATAGTCTAACCAACACACTTGAACACATTATGGGTCAACTGGATATTCTCACCCAG ACGGTGTCTTACTTGGAACAGCGGCTGACGCTGACGGAAGACAAGCTGAAGGAGTGTTTACAGAACCAGGTGGCGTCTCACACGCAAACGGTTCCAGACGAGACGAGCTGGTCGCCGGTCGCCCCAAAGTGA
- the b9d2 gene encoding B9 domain-containing protein 2, with protein sequence MAELHIIGQLVGATGFPQSRLFCKWGVHTGGAWRLLSGLKQGQTQVDSPQTGDMAYWCHPIDLHYATKGLQGWPKIHLQVWHQDSFGRCELFGYGYCHVPSSPGHHRVSCCTWRPLGTWQEELSRMFVGGGPQLRSPDLIYSGADRYRLHTVAMGTVELELGIIVRHFDKYGVEN encoded by the coding sequence ATGGCCGAGCTGCACATCATAGGTCAGCTGGTTGGTGCCACGGGATTCCCTCAAAGCCGTCTCTTTTGCAAATGGGGGGTTCACACTGGCGGAGCGTGGCGTCTTCTCTCGGGTTTGAAGCAGGGTCAAACCCAAGTTGACAGCCCCCAGACGGGAGACATGGCGTACTGGTGCCACCCTATCGACCTGCATTACGCCACCAAGGGACTCCAAGGTTGGCCCAAGATTCACCTCCAGGTGTGGCACCAAGACTCTTTCGGTCGCTGCGAGTTGTTCGGATACGGGTACTGCCACGTCCCCTCCAGCCCTGGACATCATCGGGTCAGCTGCTGCACGTGGAGGCCCCTCGGCACCTGGCAGGAAGAGCTATCGCGAATGTTTGTCGGCGGGGGGCCGCAGCTCAGGAGCCCGGATCTCATCTACAGCGGCGCGGACAGATACAGGTTGCACACCGTGGCCATGGGCACCGTGGAGCTGGAGCTCGGCATCATCGTGAGACACTTTGACAAATATGGCGTCGAGAATTGA